In Massilia antarctica, the following are encoded in one genomic region:
- a CDS encoding flagella synthesis protein FlgN, with translation MSTASPSTTLPQELALITSVLELMKQEQQLLVSADTAGLAELTPRKAQVVVDITALAQQRYQRLAAAGFAADDSGMQTWVDSHAEALPGWQALLDVTREAKELNRINGMLINKQLSHTQSLINAMRTPTSGGEAAVYGPRGQATPTGPSKRYVVG, from the coding sequence ATGTCCACTGCCAGCCCGAGCACAACCCTGCCGCAGGAACTTGCCTTGATCACTTCCGTGCTGGAATTGATGAAGCAGGAACAGCAACTGCTGGTCAGCGCCGACACGGCCGGCCTGGCCGAGCTGACCCCGCGCAAGGCGCAGGTGGTGGTCGACATCACGGCGCTGGCGCAGCAGCGCTACCAGCGCCTGGCGGCGGCCGGCTTTGCGGCGGACGACAGCGGCATGCAGACATGGGTCGACAGCCATGCGGAGGCATTGCCGGGCTGGCAAGCGCTGCTGGACGTGACGCGCGAAGCCAAGGAACTGAACCGCATCAACGGCATGCTGATCAACAAGCAACTGTCGCACACCCAAAGCCTGATCAACGCCATGCGCACGCCCACCAGCGGCGGCGAAGCGGCCGTGTACGGCCCGCGCGGCCAAGCCACGCCCACCGGGCCCTCGAAGCGCTACGTGGTCGGTTAG
- the flgM gene encoding flagellar biosynthesis anti-sigma factor FlgM, protein MKINDTLKSNPGLPAASTPAANAKNAEKASSSAPASTDSVKLSSQGQAMASAVGNSNGVFDTKKVERIKLAIADGQFQVNSEKVADGLLDTVRDLLHSRKR, encoded by the coding sequence GTGAAAATTAACGATACCCTAAAGAGCAACCCCGGCCTGCCGGCGGCCAGTACGCCCGCGGCCAATGCCAAGAATGCCGAAAAAGCCAGCAGCAGCGCGCCCGCCAGTACGGACAGCGTCAAGCTGTCCTCGCAGGGCCAGGCCATGGCCAGCGCGGTGGGCAACAGCAATGGCGTGTTCGACACCAAGAAAGTCGAGCGCATCAAGCTGGCGATTGCCGACGGCCAGTTCCAGGTCAATTCCGAGAAAGTCGCGGATGGCTTGCTGGACACCGTGCGCGACCTGCTGCATTCCCGAAAACGCTAA